From Cryomorphaceae bacterium, a single genomic window includes:
- a CDS encoding TlpA family protein disulfide reductase, whose translation MENLYASSNQYHQLFRQPSSCSRYPVRLVGIVFSCKTACYNFFELHYIRSVKRYFAFGFLVLALVACSPSMKHEDVRATAWLAIMHTDHGDVPFRFTRTNDTFTIVNGEERIVLEKSAVQNDTAWFTFPHYGGTISFVQQDAVHITGQWHRDCGTIRLPFTAQPASRAKVAHNPSAFFEVVFRPKEPNSWNAVGQFQLGDEYAGGTFLTPTGDYRYLEGLTTRDGFWLTKFDGRYLYLFDASFSGDSILGTFMSTNNPPMTWVGRPKTNGSELGAIKQSPLVENQPMQFSASRWNGEEVEFNEEYFKDKVTIVTLFGSWCPNCHDELRFLTELRFENAFEVIPVAFEYDTELAVCEAKIKRLFQNFNIPFASYYGGPAQKSFATERFPMIQSVDAYPTTMFIDKKGRLRYATSGFTGPGTAELYQQYTSGIAAIVAELTAE comes from the coding sequence ATGGAAAATCTATATGCGTCGTCAAACCAATACCATCAACTATTCCGACAACCTTCCTCTTGCTCAAGGTATCCAGTTCGACTTGTAGGAATCGTATTTTCCTGCAAAACCGCTTGCTACAATTTTTTTGAGCTTCATTACATTCGGAGCGTGAAACGGTATTTCGCTTTTGGTTTCCTCGTTTTAGCGCTCGTTGCTTGCAGCCCCAGCATGAAGCATGAGGATGTACGCGCTACCGCCTGGTTGGCCATCATGCATACAGACCACGGTGATGTACCGTTTCGGTTTACGCGGACCAACGACACATTCACCATTGTTAATGGCGAAGAACGAATCGTTCTGGAAAAGTCAGCAGTACAAAATGATACCGCATGGTTCACCTTTCCGCACTACGGGGGCACCATATCTTTTGTGCAACAAGATGCTGTACATATTACAGGCCAATGGCATCGCGACTGCGGCACGATAAGACTTCCGTTCACCGCTCAACCCGCATCAAGAGCTAAAGTCGCTCACAATCCATCTGCTTTCTTCGAGGTTGTTTTCAGGCCAAAGGAGCCCAATAGCTGGAATGCCGTAGGACAATTTCAACTGGGCGATGAATATGCGGGCGGGACTTTCCTCACGCCCACGGGAGATTATCGCTACCTTGAAGGACTAACCACCCGCGACGGTTTCTGGCTCACTAAATTCGATGGCAGATACTTGTATCTTTTTGACGCTTCATTCTCCGGTGATTCCATTCTCGGCACCTTCATGAGCACCAATAACCCACCTATGACATGGGTAGGACGACCCAAAACAAACGGCTCCGAGCTTGGAGCAATTAAACAGTCTCCCTTGGTGGAAAATCAACCCATGCAATTCTCGGCCTCCCGCTGGAATGGTGAGGAGGTTGAGTTCAACGAAGAATATTTCAAAGACAAAGTGACCATCGTTACCCTGTTTGGCAGTTGGTGTCCGAACTGCCACGATGAATTACGATTTTTAACTGAACTTCGATTTGAGAACGCGTTTGAAGTCATTCCTGTTGCGTTTGAATACGATACGGAACTTGCCGTATGCGAAGCTAAAATCAAGCGTCTTTTTCAAAATTTCAATATTCCTTTTGCATCATACTACGGCGGTCCCGCTCAGAAATCATTCGCCACAGAAAGGTTCCCCATGATTCAGTCGGTAGATGCCTATCCAACCACCATGTTTATTGATAAGAAAGGAAGGTTGCGCTACGCCACTTCGGGCTTTACCGGACCAGGCACTGCAGAACTGTACCAGCAATACACCTCCGGGATTGCCGCCATTGTTGCTGAGCTTACAGCTGAATAG